A stretch of Deinobacterium chartae DNA encodes these proteins:
- a CDS encoding protein kinase domain-containing protein, with translation MSHCPVCASPLPAAATVCPVCGAPVSLGVQLPAGTALAAGRYVLEATLGQGGFGITYRARDTLLGRPVAVKELFPDGSSRVGTGVIPPGSLGPGGFREARERFLDEARTLARFDHPGIVRVWDAFEGGGTAYLAMEFLEGETLGGRLARGPLRPEEGLSVARDLLGALEVVHAAGVLHRDLKPDNVFLTRGGRRVLIDFGSARAFESGQARTHTRLVTPGYAPPEQYATSARFGPYTDLYALGATLYHALSGQAPPAATDRLLGVALPPLPASVPPGLRALVERTLAVAVAERPASVAAARALLGEPAAAVATPPAPDLSQPIRPPGGNLLRALQAAPDGATLRLAPGKFALPAPLTLTRPVRLVGSGAQQTRIVCEAPTYVLLVQARGVIFEDLRVDHGGRMAADVVVVQDGDLTLRGCELGGGVQATDGSAGNGLALLSAAQVRARDLISSGNGGSGVHLEGRARLDLEGGRLERNGSCGAVFFEATGGCLRGVSVIRNAVHGVAVAGQADPLLEENTLEDNRECGLAYLEQGGGEAVRNTVRGNGLHGIYVVQTARPVLRENRGSLVRESGSA, from the coding sequence TTGTCCCACTGTCCGGTATGCGCTTCCCCTCTACCCGCCGCGGCCACCGTCTGTCCGGTGTGCGGCGCCCCGGTCTCTCTGGGCGTTCAGTTGCCCGCAGGCACCGCGCTGGCCGCAGGGCGTTACGTCCTCGAGGCCACGCTCGGCCAGGGCGGTTTTGGCATCACCTACCGCGCGCGCGACACGCTGCTGGGCCGCCCGGTGGCGGTCAAGGAGCTGTTTCCCGACGGATCGAGCCGTGTGGGAACCGGGGTGATTCCGCCCGGTTCGCTCGGACCGGGCGGTTTTCGAGAGGCCCGCGAACGTTTTCTGGACGAGGCCCGCACCCTGGCCCGCTTCGACCACCCCGGCATCGTGCGGGTATGGGACGCCTTCGAGGGGGGTGGGACCGCCTACCTCGCGATGGAATTCCTCGAGGGCGAGACGCTGGGCGGACGCCTCGCGCGCGGCCCGTTGCGCCCCGAGGAGGGCCTGAGCGTGGCGCGTGACCTGCTGGGCGCCCTCGAGGTGGTGCACGCGGCCGGGGTGCTGCACCGCGACCTCAAGCCGGACAACGTGTTCCTGACGCGCGGCGGCCGGCGGGTGCTGATCGACTTTGGCTCGGCCCGCGCGTTCGAGAGCGGGCAGGCGCGCACGCATACACGGCTGGTGACGCCCGGTTACGCGCCGCCCGAACAGTACGCCACCAGCGCACGTTTCGGGCCGTACACCGACCTGTACGCGCTGGGAGCAACGCTGTACCACGCGCTCAGCGGGCAGGCCCCGCCTGCGGCCACCGACCGCCTGCTGGGCGTGGCCCTGCCGCCGCTGCCGGCCAGCGTGCCGCCCGGACTGCGCGCCCTGGTCGAACGCACCCTGGCCGTAGCGGTGGCCGAGCGCCCGGCCAGCGTTGCCGCCGCGCGCGCCCTGCTCGGGGAGCCGGCTGCGGCGGTGGCAACGCCGCCCGCCCCCGACCTCTCTCAGCCGATCCGCCCGCCCGGCGGGAACCTGTTGCGCGCCCTGCAGGCCGCGCCCGACGGAGCCACGCTGCGGCTGGCACCCGGCAAGTTCGCGCTGCCCGCCCCGCTGACCCTCACCCGTCCGGTCCGGCTGGTCGGCTCCGGCGCGCAGCAGACCCGCATCGTCTGCGAGGCCCCCACCTACGTTCTGCTGGTACAGGCCCGGGGCGTCATCTTCGAGGACTTGCGGGTAGACCACGGCGGCCGCATGGCCGCCGACGTGGTGGTGGTGCAAGACGGTGACCTGACCCTGCGCGGGTGCGAGCTCGGCGGCGGCGTGCAGGCTACCGACGGCAGCGCGGGAAACGGGCTGGCACTGCTGAGCGCCGCTCAGGTCCGGGCGCGTGACCTGATCTCGTCCGGTAACGGGGGCAGCGGCGTGCACCTCGAAGGCCGCGCCCGACTGGACCTCGAGGGGGGACGCCTGGAGCGCAACGGCAGTTGCGGGGCCGTGTTCTTCGAGGCTACGGGCGGCTGCCTGCGCGGGGTGAGCGTCATCCGCAACGCCGTGCACGGGGTGGCCGTCGCCGGGCAGGCCGACCCGTTGCTCGAGGAGAACACCCTCGAGGACAACCGCGAGTGCGGCCTGGCGTACCTCGAGCAGGGCGGGGGAGAGGCGGTGCGTAACACGGTGCGTGGGAACGGCCTGCACGGAATCTACGTAGTACAGACAGCACGCCCGGTCCTGCGGGAAAACCGCGGGTCGCTGGTGCGCGAGAGCGGCAGCGCCTAG
- a CDS encoding vWA domain-containing protein produces MLEASLKLHREFLLAHSAGQKLFVTLQLRPSATAAAARPRLSVAFVVDTSGSMREVVTPPTERTGEKRVVDGQTYEVVRGGKNKMDLVVESLRGILTSDLLKDDDRLALVKFDDSAEVLVEFTPASERARLIAAAERLTRYSGGTHMGAGLREAARLVAAETGSRRVVLLSDGQTFDEAVVREQTAQLAQARVPVTTVGVGEEVNTDLLIDLANSTQGQPFDVVPDTQNPQPPSVRASDLPAALLGDIQHAANEVVTEVGLSVRTVREVALDRITRVFPTQTEVDKNLQPHPLGNVEAPQGAVYVLEFTLPARPPARMRLAQLGLTYQVPGADYRGEIPPLDVVVEFTPDESRAASIDPEVMQWVQQRNIENLVAQATREARQDPVQAQKTLQLARAMTQRLGNGAMTVALDRAINELEGGQSMSAATAKTLKIGAKTQTLRSGEGSLPSDDEIRRLTGA; encoded by the coding sequence ATGCTCGAGGCGTCTTTGAAGCTACACCGTGAGTTTTTGCTGGCCCACTCGGCCGGGCAGAAGCTGTTCGTCACCCTGCAGCTGCGGCCCAGTGCGACCGCCGCGGCCGCGCGCCCCCGGCTGTCGGTGGCCTTCGTGGTGGACACCTCCGGCTCGATGCGCGAGGTGGTGACTCCCCCGACCGAGCGCACCGGAGAAAAACGCGTGGTGGACGGTCAGACCTACGAGGTGGTGCGCGGCGGCAAGAACAAGATGGACCTGGTGGTCGAGTCGCTGCGCGGCATCCTGACCTCGGACCTGCTCAAAGACGACGACCGCCTGGCCCTGGTCAAGTTCGATGACAGCGCCGAGGTGCTGGTGGAGTTCACGCCCGCCAGCGAACGCGCCCGTCTGATCGCCGCCGCCGAGCGCCTGACCCGCTATTCGGGTGGCACGCACATGGGCGCGGGCCTGCGTGAGGCCGCCCGCCTGGTGGCCGCCGAGACCGGCAGCCGCCGCGTGGTGCTGCTTTCCGACGGCCAGACCTTCGACGAGGCGGTGGTGCGCGAACAGACCGCCCAGCTCGCGCAGGCCCGCGTTCCGGTCACCACCGTGGGCGTGGGCGAGGAGGTCAACACCGACCTCTTGATCGACCTCGCCAACTCCACTCAGGGTCAGCCCTTCGATGTGGTGCCCGATACCCAAAACCCTCAGCCGCCCTCGGTGCGGGCTTCGGACCTGCCCGCCGCGCTGCTGGGCGATATTCAGCACGCCGCGAACGAGGTCGTGACCGAGGTGGGCCTGTCGGTGCGCACCGTGCGCGAGGTGGCCTTGGACCGCATCACCCGGGTGTTCCCCACCCAGACCGAGGTGGACAAGAACTTGCAGCCGCACCCGCTGGGCAACGTGGAGGCACCGCAAGGGGCCGTGTACGTCCTCGAGTTCACCCTGCCCGCCCGCCCGCCTGCCCGCATGCGCCTCGCCCAGCTGGGCCTGACCTATCAGGTGCCCGGGGCCGATTACCGCGGCGAGATTCCGCCGCTCGACGTGGTGGTGGAGTTCACCCCTGACGAGTCGCGCGCCGCCTCGATCGACCCCGAGGTGATGCAGTGGGTGCAGCAGCGCAACATCGAGAACCTGGTGGCCCAGGCCACGCGTGAGGCGCGCCAGGACCCTGTGCAGGCCCAAAAAACCCTGCAGCTGGCGCGCGCCATGACCCAGCGCCTGGGCAACGGCGCCATGACCGTGGCCTTGGACCGCGCCATCAACGAACTCGAGGGCGGACAGTCCATGAGTGCCGCGACCGCCAAGACCCTCAAGATCGGAGCCAAGACCCAGACCTTGCGCAGCGGCGAGGGCAGCCTGCCGTCGGACGACGAGATCCGCAGGCTCACCGGAGCCTGA